The Pseudomonas sp. FP2309 genome has a window encoding:
- a CDS encoding lipopolysaccharide biosynthesis protein, with product MPRTDAERSPAPLQDLTPHDFESCRNIESGAVFIIASGASAKSFPLETFAHVPMITMNGAISMFLNTDVKPYFYACTDKSFSEQQPGLFKYAMANSQRVALWEDHVRAAGIRPAGAFYPLSKAERPSWLDALMGRNEALVADHSLLPLRKRPIGFSKDMGEGFFDARTVAYLAIQLAFHLGFNQVFLVGVDLRENAGRFYESADSANSPCGLDQHYHTRILPSLELMAEKVISDDFRVYNLSEGSRIPQSVVPRLSLEHVEAMLK from the coding sequence ATGCCCCGAACTGATGCAGAGCGTTCACCAGCACCCCTGCAGGACCTGACCCCACATGATTTTGAAAGCTGCCGGAACATCGAATCGGGCGCGGTGTTTATCATCGCCTCGGGGGCTTCGGCCAAGTCGTTTCCCCTCGAAACCTTCGCGCACGTGCCGATGATCACCATGAATGGTGCGATTTCGATGTTTTTGAACACCGACGTCAAACCGTATTTCTACGCCTGTACCGATAAGAGCTTTTCCGAACAGCAGCCGGGTTTATTCAAATACGCCATGGCTAACAGCCAAAGAGTCGCACTATGGGAAGACCATGTGCGCGCAGCAGGCATCCGCCCGGCCGGCGCGTTTTACCCGCTGTCCAAGGCTGAAAGGCCGTCCTGGCTCGACGCGTTAATGGGCCGAAACGAGGCCTTGGTTGCCGATCACTCGCTACTGCCACTGCGCAAACGCCCCATTGGGTTTAGCAAGGACATGGGCGAAGGTTTTTTTGATGCGCGGACGGTGGCGTATCTGGCGATACAACTGGCGTTTCATTTGGGCTTTAATCAGGTTTTTCTGGTGGGCGTTGACCTGCGGGAAAACGCCGGCAGGTTTTACGAAAGCGCCGACTCAGCCAACTCGCCCTGCGGGCTCGACCAGCACTATCACACACGTATTCTGCCGTCGCTTGAGCTGATGGCCGAGAAGGTGATCAGTGATGACTTCAGGGTTTACAACTTGTCAGAGGGTTCGAGGATTCCGCAGAGCGTTGTGCCGCGGTTATCACTTGAGCACGTGGAGGCAATGCTCAAGTGA
- a CDS encoding response regulator transcription factor produces the protein MISVLLVDDDQELTGMLSQYLANEGFEATAVHTGEEGEVHALSGRYSIVVLDVMLPRRSGIEVLRRIRMVSQVPVVLLTARGDNIDRISGLELGADDYVPKPSSPGELVARLRAIMRRVQPAGQATSEVIRTGALVLWPGKRQALWHGVELGVTSTEFSLLEELARSAGQVVSKKDLSLNALGCPLTRYDRRIDVHISSIRQKLGPRPDAKAWIQSVRGLGYLLIAE, from the coding sequence ATGATCTCCGTACTGTTGGTCGACGATGACCAGGAACTGACTGGAATGCTGAGCCAATACCTGGCGAATGAAGGCTTCGAGGCCACCGCCGTGCACACCGGCGAGGAGGGCGAGGTGCATGCGCTGTCCGGGCGCTACAGCATCGTAGTGCTGGACGTCATGCTGCCCCGGCGCTCGGGCATCGAGGTGCTGCGGCGCATCCGCATGGTCAGCCAGGTGCCCGTGGTGTTGCTCACGGCCCGGGGTGACAACATCGACCGCATCAGCGGCCTGGAACTGGGCGCCGACGATTACGTACCCAAGCCCAGCTCACCCGGTGAACTGGTCGCCCGCCTGCGGGCGATCATGCGCCGGGTGCAGCCGGCGGGCCAGGCCACCTCGGAAGTGATCAGGACCGGCGCGCTGGTGTTGTGGCCGGGCAAGCGTCAGGCCCTGTGGCACGGCGTCGAACTGGGTGTGACCAGCACCGAATTCAGCCTGCTCGAAGAACTGGCCCGCAGTGCCGGCCAAGTGGTGAGCAAAAAAGACCTGTCCCTCAATGCTCTGGGCTGCCCGCTGACCCGCTACGACCGGCGCATCGACGTGCACATCAGCAGCATTCGGCAAAAACTCGGACCACGTCCGGACGCCAAGGCCTGGATCCAAAGTGTACGTGGCCTCGGCTACCTGTTGATCGCTGAATGA
- the ihfA gene encoding integration host factor subunit alpha, with protein MGALTKAEMAERLYEELGLNKREAKELVELFFEEIRHALEDNEQVKLSGFGNFDLRDKRQRPGRNPKTGEEIPITARRVVTFRPGQKLKARVEAYAGTKS; from the coding sequence ATGGGGGCTTTGACGAAAGCTGAGATGGCGGAACGTCTGTACGAAGAGTTGGGTCTGAACAAGCGCGAGGCCAAGGAATTGGTCGAGCTGTTTTTTGAAGAGATCAGACACGCTCTGGAAGACAACGAACAGGTCAAATTGTCCGGCTTCGGCAATTTTGACCTGCGGGACAAACGCCAGCGGCCTGGCCGCAATCCAAAAACGGGAGAAGAAATCCCGATCACGGCTCGCCGTGTGGTCACCTTTCGTCCAGGGCAGAAGTTGAAGGCCCGAGTTGAGGCTTATGCTGGAACCAAGTCATAA
- a CDS encoding iron ABC transporter permease produces the protein MIRPRFRLWLLFALLLLAAFVSLSAGTLWLKPAAVIDRLLAHDALDFEVWNHRLPRSLIAILAGCAFGLAGAIVQGVIRNPLASPEILGVTQGAGLALTVAIISWPQLPIAWLPAVACLGGAGGAVLLALYNTGVSFSGARFALSGVAIAVTLSSVTEFLILSHPLDINTALLALTGSLWSRNWHHVALVLPFLLLIPLGLCLAKPLNLIALGDEAAHSLGTALGRTRGWAMVCAVLLTSLGVGVIGPIGFIGLVAPHMARRLVGGHHQYLLPAAMLIGALLLVLADTLGRTLIAPSEIPAGVLTAVIGAPYFLWLLARFKG, from the coding sequence ATGATCCGTCCACGTTTTCGCCTATGGCTGCTGTTTGCCCTGTTGCTGCTGGCCGCCTTCGTCAGCCTCAGCGCCGGCACTCTGTGGCTCAAGCCGGCGGCCGTGATCGACCGCCTGCTGGCCCACGATGCGCTCGATTTTGAAGTGTGGAACCACCGTCTGCCGCGCAGCTTGATCGCGATCCTCGCGGGGTGCGCGTTCGGCCTGGCCGGGGCGATTGTGCAGGGCGTGATCCGCAACCCGTTGGCCTCACCGGAAATTCTCGGTGTGACTCAGGGCGCAGGGCTGGCGCTGACCGTGGCGATCATCAGTTGGCCGCAGTTGCCGATTGCCTGGCTGCCAGCGGTAGCCTGCCTGGGCGGGGCAGGGGGCGCCGTGCTGCTGGCGTTGTACAACACCGGCGTGAGTTTCTCCGGGGCGCGTTTTGCGCTGTCCGGGGTGGCGATTGCGGTGACGTTATCCAGCGTCACCGAGTTTCTGATCCTGTCTCATCCGCTGGATATCAACACGGCGTTGCTCGCCCTCACCGGCAGCCTGTGGAGCCGCAACTGGCACCATGTGGCGCTGGTGTTGCCGTTTCTGCTGCTGATCCCCCTGGGGCTGTGCCTGGCCAAACCGCTGAACCTGATCGCCCTGGGCGACGAAGCCGCCCACAGCCTGGGCACCGCCCTGGGCCGTACACGCGGCTGGGCGATGGTCTGCGCGGTGCTGCTCACCAGCCTCGGCGTGGGCGTGATCGGGCCGATCGGGTTTATCGGCCTGGTGGCGCCACACATGGCGCGCCGGTTGGTGGGTGGGCATCACCAGTACCTGTTGCCGGCGGCGATGCTGATCGGCGCGTTGCTGCTGGTGCTGGCCGATACCCTCGGGCGCACGTTGATCGCGCCCAGCGAAATCCCCGCCGGGGTGCTGACGGCAGTGATCGGCGCGCCGTATTTTCTTTGGTTGCTGGCACGGTTCAAGGGCTGA
- a CDS encoding M12 family metallopeptidase, translating to MISPPAYPLPSPTARAPDSAAQPEPLSRGKRSVGEPGKYWPQNSILKIALYDYAMDDPYVLAVKKAASEWLPHINLTFEFVCGEDGDVRITQNLPGDHGGRSMIGTDAKNAPPYAPTMSLPADPGTSSFAVTVMHEFGHMLGAHHEHQHPDANIPWNRPNLDRLFDQSELQTNFRPLPRSDIYDFSRYDPDSIMHYSIAPSWSTDNTFHSRNAMLSADDIAWANKAYPKARHQPGPI from the coding sequence ATGATCTCGCCGCCTGCCTATCCATTGCCCTCGCCCACTGCCCGAGCCCCCGACAGTGCCGCTCAGCCCGAACCGCTCTCACGCGGCAAACGCAGCGTGGGTGAGCCTGGCAAATACTGGCCACAAAACAGCATCCTGAAAATCGCCCTGTACGACTACGCCATGGATGACCCTTATGTGCTGGCGGTGAAAAAGGCCGCCAGCGAATGGCTGCCCCATATCAATCTGACATTCGAATTCGTCTGCGGGGAAGACGGTGACGTTCGTATCACACAGAACCTGCCTGGCGACCACGGTGGCAGGTCGATGATCGGCACCGATGCGAAAAACGCCCCCCCCTACGCACCGACCATGAGCCTGCCGGCAGACCCTGGCACCAGTTCATTCGCCGTCACCGTCATGCACGAGTTCGGGCACATGCTGGGTGCCCACCATGAACACCAGCATCCCGACGCGAATATCCCGTGGAACCGGCCCAACCTTGATCGGCTCTTCGATCAATCTGAGCTGCAGACCAACTTTCGTCCGCTGCCTCGCAGCGACATTTATGATTTCTCGCGCTACGACCCGGATTCGATCATGCACTACTCCATCGCCCCCTCATGGAGTACCGACAACACCTTTCACTCAAGAAACGCGATGCTCAGTGCAGACGATATCGCCTGGGCGAACAAGGCTTACCCAAAAGCACGTCATCAACCTGGGCCCATCTAA
- a CDS encoding ATP-binding protein — MSKPSLLFWKLFLAFWLATTLTFLVGVGVLELGRFRPGDPHVQTILAAQERLLQQFGVEAAGQLLSVWEHPPDEAIGVYDSAGQLLAGLPVAQPVYERAVISKDGRTLSIRSTHAPDERGRPWPHTPLLIGTLMSALFSGYMAYYLAWPLAYLRRAMSDAAQGRFETRVKPAMGKRRDEIVDLAEDCDRMANQLKVLVQAQQHLLHDISHELRSPLTRLRAAIGLLRQDATRLEMLERIERESERMDTLIEALLTLARLQGRPESIEREPVDIVELLAMIVEDAQFEAGIKGCRVQLQACPPFIAYASGELLYRCFENVIRNAVRYTRPGTTVRVSAQISEDASRLRVQITDQGPGIEDCRLQSIFQPFERGVGDTSVGFGLGLAIAARAVHMHGGNIAARNEAGGGLTVEIDLHSARSLHDITLA; from the coding sequence ATGAGCAAGCCCAGCCTGCTGTTCTGGAAACTGTTCCTGGCCTTCTGGCTGGCCACCACCCTGACGTTTCTGGTGGGGGTCGGCGTGCTGGAACTGGGCCGGTTCCGCCCGGGCGACCCGCATGTGCAAACGATCCTGGCGGCCCAGGAGCGCTTGTTGCAGCAGTTCGGCGTTGAGGCGGCCGGGCAACTCCTGAGCGTTTGGGAGCATCCTCCGGACGAGGCCATCGGCGTCTACGACAGCGCCGGCCAACTGCTCGCGGGTTTGCCCGTCGCGCAGCCGGTCTATGAGCGCGCGGTGATCAGCAAGGACGGCCGGACGCTGTCGATTCGCTCCACCCATGCGCCCGATGAGCGGGGCCGGCCCTGGCCGCACACGCCGCTACTGATCGGCACGCTGATGAGCGCGCTGTTCAGCGGCTACATGGCGTATTACCTGGCCTGGCCGCTGGCGTACCTGCGACGGGCGATGAGCGACGCGGCCCAGGGACGCTTTGAAACACGGGTCAAGCCGGCGATGGGCAAGCGCCGCGATGAAATCGTCGACCTGGCCGAAGACTGCGACCGGATGGCCAACCAGTTGAAAGTTCTGGTGCAGGCCCAGCAGCACCTGTTGCACGACATCTCCCATGAACTGCGCTCGCCGTTGACGCGGCTGCGGGCCGCCATCGGCCTGTTGCGTCAGGACGCCACTCGCCTGGAAATGCTCGAACGCATCGAGCGTGAGTCCGAGCGCATGGACACCCTGATCGAAGCTCTGTTGACCCTGGCCCGCCTGCAGGGGCGGCCCGAAAGCATCGAGCGCGAACCGGTGGATATCGTCGAGCTGCTGGCGATGATTGTCGAAGACGCGCAGTTCGAAGCCGGCATCAAAGGCTGTCGTGTGCAATTGCAGGCGTGTCCGCCGTTTATCGCGTATGCCAGTGGCGAGTTGTTGTACCGCTGCTTCGAAAACGTGATCCGCAACGCCGTGCGCTACACCCGCCCCGGCACCACCGTGAGGGTCTCGGCCCAGATCAGCGAAGACGCCAGTCGCCTGCGGGTGCAGATCACCGATCAGGGCCCCGGCATAGAAGACTGCCGGCTGCAGAGCATCTTCCAACCGTTTGAGCGCGGTGTCGGGGACACCAGCGTCGGCTTCGGTCTGGGGTTGGCCATCGCGGCCAGGGCCGTGCATATGCATGGCGGCAACATTGCCGCACGCAACGAGGCGGGCGGTGGGCTGACGGTGGAGATCGATCTGCACAGCGCGCGATCTTTACACGATATTACATTGGCTTGA
- a CDS encoding TonB-dependent receptor: MPAVLPLRLRPLLKLSLMLSLSASPLFVPLSFAEDTATRRSYQVPAGSLTAALTRFAGLAGVNLSVDPALVSGRSSSGLSGEYGVEEGFARLLQGSGLQLQPVGEQAYRLMPAPEGSSLELAPTSILGTTGLADGDAYAGGQVARRGSQGLLGTRDFMETPFSMTTYTADAVKNQQARTLGDLINSDPSVRATNPAGGRYEQFTIRGFSLFNSDVSYNGLYGVLPTYTIDMEMADRVDIFKGPTQLINGISPRGSVGGGINVVPKRATDKDITSLTGTWASGSQAGGAVDVGRRFGEDNKFGLRFNGVKQSGDTEWDHQSVDREMAVLGLDFRGERLRLSTDIGRTERDTDAPQERVQVAAAAPVPSANDVRRNYAQSWTKARTKDTFGTVNAEYDLSDSLMLYGGVGARKSNHEFLRHAVSVSNAAGAFIVSPRDFTRDENVQTATAGVRNWFHTGPVSHEVNLAASYFYMDFTNGGARYANATSNLYNPVQTPTPTVATRQDAKVYTENKFSGVALSDTLGFFDDRLLLTLGARWQRVIVDDWSDGIKGKTNYDEEKISPSGGLLFKATEELSLYANYMEGLSQGKIAPSTSSNEDQIFPPFISRQLEVGAKYDAGAFAVTAAVFRIKQPAYETNATTRLFGPNGKRQNTGAELSLFGEPLKGVRLLGGVMYIDSTLKDTTNGTYDGNRAPATPKYNVNLGAEWDVPTLEGLTLTSRGIHSSSQYLDQSNVKEIDAWNRIDVGARYAFKVDDKHVTLRANVENVADKRYWSSAGASDDSEPGLTLSTPRTYLLSATVDF, translated from the coding sequence ATGCCCGCAGTCCTTCCTTTGCGCTTGCGCCCGTTGCTCAAACTGAGCCTGATGCTGAGCCTCAGCGCCAGCCCGCTGTTCGTCCCCCTAAGCTTTGCCGAAGACACCGCCACCCGCCGCAGCTATCAAGTACCGGCCGGCAGCCTCACCGCGGCATTGACCCGCTTCGCCGGCCTGGCGGGGGTCAACCTGTCGGTGGACCCGGCGCTGGTCAGCGGGCGCAGCAGCAGCGGGTTGTCCGGCGAGTACGGGGTGGAGGAGGGCTTTGCGCGCTTGCTGCAAGGGTCCGGTCTGCAACTGCAGCCGGTGGGCGAGCAGGCCTACAGGCTGATGCCGGCGCCGGAGGGCAGCAGCCTGGAACTGGCGCCTACATCGATTCTCGGCACCACCGGCCTGGCCGACGGCGATGCTTACGCCGGCGGGCAAGTGGCACGGCGTGGCTCCCAAGGTTTGCTGGGCACCCGGGACTTTATGGAGACCCCGTTCAGCATGACCACCTACACCGCCGATGCGGTGAAGAACCAGCAGGCGCGCACCCTCGGCGACCTGATCAACAGCGACCCCTCGGTACGCGCCACCAACCCGGCCGGTGGGCGTTACGAGCAGTTCACCATTCGCGGCTTCAGCCTGTTCAACAGTGATGTGTCCTACAACGGCCTCTACGGCGTATTGCCGACCTACACCATCGACATGGAAATGGCCGACCGCGTCGACATCTTCAAAGGCCCCACCCAGTTGATCAATGGCATCTCGCCGCGCGGCAGCGTGGGCGGCGGCATCAACGTGGTGCCCAAGCGCGCCACCGACAAGGACATCACGTCACTTACCGGCACCTGGGCCTCCGGCAGCCAGGCTGGCGGCGCGGTGGATGTGGGGCGGCGCTTTGGCGAGGACAACAAATTCGGCCTGCGCTTCAACGGCGTGAAGCAGTCCGGTGATACCGAGTGGGACCATCAGAGTGTCGACCGTGAGATGGCCGTGCTGGGCCTGGATTTCCGTGGCGAGCGCCTGCGCCTGTCCACCGACATCGGCCGCACCGAGCGAGACACCGATGCGCCGCAGGAACGTGTGCAAGTGGCCGCCGCTGCGCCGGTGCCGAGTGCCAACGATGTGCGCCGCAACTACGCGCAGTCCTGGACCAAGGCCCGCACCAAGGACACCTTCGGCACGGTGAACGCCGAATATGACCTCAGTGACTCGCTGATGCTCTACGGCGGTGTGGGCGCGCGTAAAAGTAACCACGAGTTCCTGCGCCATGCGGTGTCGGTCAGCAATGCCGCCGGCGCGTTCATCGTGTCGCCGCGGGATTTTACCCGCGATGAAAACGTGCAGACCGCCACGGCCGGCGTGCGTAACTGGTTCCACACCGGGCCGGTGAGCCACGAGGTCAACCTGGCCGCCAGCTACTTTTATATGGACTTCACCAACGGCGGTGCGCGTTACGCGAACGCCACGAGCAACCTCTACAACCCTGTACAAACCCCGACGCCGACCGTGGCCACGCGCCAGGATGCCAAGGTGTACACCGAGAATAAATTCAGCGGCGTAGCCTTGTCCGACACCCTGGGCTTCTTCGATGACCGCCTGCTGCTCACCCTTGGCGCGCGCTGGCAACGCGTGATCGTCGACGACTGGAGCGATGGCATCAAAGGCAAAACCAACTACGACGAAGAAAAAATCTCGCCGTCGGGCGGGCTGCTGTTCAAGGCCACCGAGGAGCTGTCGCTGTACGCCAACTACATGGAAGGCCTGAGCCAGGGCAAAATCGCACCGTCCACCTCGAGTAACGAAGACCAGATCTTCCCGCCGTTTATCAGCCGCCAGCTGGAAGTGGGCGCCAAATACGACGCCGGTGCCTTCGCCGTGACCGCCGCGGTGTTCCGCATCAAGCAGCCGGCCTACGAGACCAACGCCACCACGCGGCTGTTCGGCCCCAACGGCAAACGCCAGAACACCGGTGCCGAGCTGAGTCTGTTCGGCGAACCGCTCAAGGGCGTGCGTTTGCTCGGCGGCGTGATGTACATCGACAGCACGCTCAAGGACACCACCAACGGCACCTACGACGGCAACCGCGCGCCGGCCACCCCCAAGTACAACGTCAATCTTGGCGCCGAATGGGATGTGCCGACCCTTGAAGGCCTGACCCTGACCAGCCGTGGCATCCATTCCAGTTCCCAATACCTGGACCAGTCCAACGTCAAGGAAATCGACGCCTGGAACCGCATCGACGTCGGCGCACGTTATGCATTCAAGGTGGATGACAAGCACGTGACCTTGCGCGCGAATGTGGAGAACGTTGCCGACAAACGCTACTGGAGTTCGGCGGGTGCCTCGGATGACAGCGAGCCGGGGTTGACCTTGTCGACGCCACGTACCTACCTGCTGTCGGCCACGGTCGACTTCTAA
- a CDS encoding Fe(3+) dicitrate ABC transporter substrate-binding protein FecB: MLRSIPILAACVLACCSSVLSAAPIDLNDGQHAVHLPDAPKRVVVLEFSFLDSLAAVEVTPVGAADDGDANRVLPRVRQAIGQWTSVGLRSQPSIEEIARLKPDLIIADLNRHQALYSDLASIAPTLLLPSRGEDYEGSLTSAELIGKALGKSPQMHARIAQNRDNLKKIAGQIPSGASVLFGVAREDSFSVHGPDSYAGSVLQAIGLKVPSVRANAAPTEFVSLEQLLALDPGWLLVGHYRRPSIVDTWSKQPLWQVLGAVRNKHVAEVDGDSWARNRGVLASEQIAEDALAILKGGNAVLSQ; the protein is encoded by the coding sequence ATGCTGCGCTCCATCCCGATTCTTGCCGCCTGCGTCCTGGCGTGCTGTTCAAGCGTACTGAGCGCTGCCCCCATCGACCTCAATGACGGCCAACACGCGGTGCACCTGCCCGACGCGCCCAAGCGCGTGGTGGTGCTGGAATTCTCCTTTCTCGACAGCCTCGCTGCCGTAGAGGTGACCCCCGTCGGTGCCGCCGACGATGGCGATGCCAACCGCGTTCTGCCCCGCGTGCGCCAGGCCATCGGTCAGTGGACATCGGTGGGCCTGCGCTCGCAGCCGAGCATCGAGGAAATCGCCCGGCTTAAGCCGGACTTGATCATCGCCGACCTTAATCGCCATCAAGCGCTGTACAGCGACCTGGCCAGCATCGCGCCGACCCTGCTGCTGCCGTCACGTGGCGAGGACTACGAGGGCAGCCTCACGTCTGCCGAGCTGATCGGCAAGGCCCTGGGCAAAAGCCCGCAGATGCATGCGCGCATCGCGCAGAACCGCGACAACCTGAAGAAAATTGCCGGACAGATTCCCAGCGGTGCCAGCGTGCTGTTCGGCGTCGCCCGTGAAGACAGCTTTTCTGTGCACGGCCCGGATTCTTACGCCGGCAGCGTGCTGCAAGCCATCGGCCTGAAAGTCCCGTCGGTACGCGCGAACGCCGCCCCCACCGAATTCGTCAGCCTGGAGCAGTTGCTCGCGCTCGACCCTGGCTGGTTGCTGGTCGGCCATTACCGCCGCCCGAGCATCGTCGACACCTGGAGCAAGCAGCCGCTGTGGCAGGTGCTCGGTGCTGTGCGTAACAAGCACGTGGCCGAGGTGGACGGCGACAGCTGGGCGCGCAACCGTGGCGTGCTGGCTTCGGAGCAAATTGCCGAAGATGCGCTGGCGATTCTCAAGGGCGGCAACGCCGTACTGAGCCAATAA
- the fecC gene encoding iron-dicitrate ABC transporter permease FecC: MARSLAAAGIVLLGAVLFWLSLYSWSPFTLTATDAWNGLVHQGSVGGNMAYIVAQLRVPRAVCAALVGACLGLAGALMQGITRNRLASPSLFGVTAGAALGLALFSTGLVAPPFAGGALLMTCLGGALAWVTVFSLGGAWSPTTAQGRLVLAGVAVAALCAALTRLTVILVEAQAQSVLNWLAGSLANVGATQVQLLWPCTLIGGLWALWCAPRLNLINLGEDAARSLGVGIASLRLQVFVASLLLVGASVCAVGPIGFVGLIAPNILRQFMGNDYRWLIPLSAALGAVIVLGADLLSRAVAFPVETPAGVVTALIGAPFFLFLARRAL, encoded by the coding sequence ATGGCGCGCAGTCTCGCCGCGGCGGGCATTGTGCTGCTTGGCGCCGTGCTGTTCTGGTTGTCGTTGTACAGCTGGTCGCCGTTTACCCTCACCGCGACGGATGCGTGGAATGGCCTGGTGCACCAGGGCAGTGTGGGCGGCAACATGGCCTATATCGTCGCCCAGTTGCGTGTGCCCCGCGCGGTGTGCGCGGCGTTGGTGGGCGCGTGCCTGGGCTTGGCCGGGGCACTGATGCAGGGCATCACCCGTAACCGCCTGGCCTCGCCGTCGTTGTTTGGCGTGACGGCGGGCGCAGCGCTGGGTCTGGCGTTATTTTCCACGGGCCTGGTGGCGCCGCCGTTTGCCGGTGGTGCGTTGTTAATGACCTGCCTGGGCGGCGCGCTGGCCTGGGTCACGGTGTTCAGCCTCGGTGGCGCCTGGTCGCCGACCACCGCCCAGGGTCGCCTGGTATTGGCCGGCGTTGCCGTGGCAGCGTTGTGTGCGGCGCTGACCCGGCTCACGGTGATTCTGGTGGAGGCGCAGGCGCAAAGCGTACTGAACTGGCTGGCCGGGTCCCTGGCCAACGTCGGTGCCACGCAGGTGCAATTGCTCTGGCCGTGTACCTTGATCGGCGGCCTATGGGCGCTGTGGTGTGCACCGCGTCTGAACCTGATCAACCTTGGCGAAGACGCCGCGCGCTCGTTGGGCGTGGGCATTGCCAGCCTGCGCCTGCAGGTGTTTGTCGCCAGCCTGTTGCTGGTGGGCGCCAGTGTCTGCGCGGTGGGGCCGATTGGTTTTGTCGGGCTGATTGCGCCGAATATCCTGCGTCAGTTCATGGGTAACGACTACCGCTGGTTGATCCCGCTGAGCGCGGCGCTGGGCGCGGTGATCGTGCTGGGTGCCGACCTGCTCAGCCGCGCGGTGGCGTTTCCGGTGGAGACCCCGGCGGGGGTGGTTACCGCCTTGATCGGCGCGCCGTTCTTTCTGTTTCTTGCCAGGCGCGCCCTATGA
- a CDS encoding MerR family transcriptional regulator, producing MLEPSHNDELPVIPGKRYFTIGEVSELCAVKPHVLRYWEQEFPQLNPVKRTGNRRYYQRQDVLMIRQIRALLYDQGFTISGARQRMSGDEAKDDTTQYKQLIRQMISELEDVLVVLKK from the coding sequence ATGCTGGAACCAAGTCATAACGACGAGCTACCCGTCATCCCAGGCAAACGGTACTTCACCATTGGTGAAGTCAGCGAGTTATGTGCGGTAAAACCGCACGTGTTGCGCTATTGGGAGCAGGAGTTTCCTCAACTCAACCCCGTCAAACGCACTGGGAACCGTCGGTATTATCAGCGCCAGGATGTGCTGATGATCCGACAGATCCGCGCGTTGCTGTACGACCAGGGATTCACCATAAGCGGCGCACGCCAGCGCATGTCCGGTGATGAAGCCAAAGACGACACCACCCAGTACAAGCAACTGATCCGCCAGATGATCTCCGAACTCGAAGATGTGCTGGTGGTTTTGAAGAAGTGA
- the fecE gene encoding Fe(3+) dicitrate ABC transporter ATP-binding protein FecE, with protein sequence MSILQARQLDIGYGATRIVQGLSFTPPVGKVTALIGPNGCGKSTLLKAFARILTPTHGELTLDGHAYASLSARQLARQIAFLPQVLPVPEGVSVRQLVAYGRSPHNSLWGRLSGNDQSHVTQAMRRLELDTLADRALADLSGGQRQRAWLAMVLAQNAPVVLLDEPTTYLDISHQVELLDLMGELAAEGKTVITVLHDINQACRYADHLAVMHAGKLVADGAPAAVINADLMRQVFEVQVQIINEPVSGTPMCVVEKSIRTHDSSRVQ encoded by the coding sequence ATGAGTATTCTCCAGGCACGACAGCTCGATATCGGTTACGGCGCGACGCGCATCGTGCAAGGGCTGTCGTTCACGCCGCCGGTTGGCAAGGTCACCGCATTGATCGGTCCCAATGGGTGCGGCAAATCCACCTTGCTCAAGGCTTTTGCACGCATCCTCACACCCACCCACGGCGAGCTGACCCTGGACGGCCACGCCTACGCCAGCCTGTCCGCGCGCCAACTGGCCCGGCAGATCGCGTTTTTGCCCCAGGTGTTACCGGTGCCCGAAGGCGTCAGCGTGCGCCAGTTGGTCGCCTATGGACGCAGCCCGCACAACTCGCTGTGGGGCCGCCTGAGCGGCAACGACCAGTCCCATGTGACCCAGGCCATGCGCCGCCTGGAGCTGGACACGCTCGCCGACCGTGCCCTGGCCGACTTGTCCGGTGGCCAGCGCCAACGCGCCTGGCTGGCCATGGTGCTGGCGCAGAACGCCCCGGTGGTGTTGCTCGACGAACCCACCACCTACCTGGACATCAGCCATCAGGTCGAACTGCTCGACCTGATGGGCGAACTGGCTGCCGAGGGCAAGACCGTGATCACCGTGCTCCACGACATCAACCAGGCCTGCCGCTACGCCGACCACCTCGCGGTGATGCACGCCGGCAAGCTGGTGGCCGATGGCGCGCCCGCGGCGGTGATCAACGCCGATTTGATGCGCCAGGTCTTTGAGGTGCAAGTGCAGATCATCAATGAGCCTGTTTCCGGTACGCCGATGTGCGTGGTGGAAAAAAGCATCCGCACTCACGACTCAAGCCGTGTGCAATGA